In a genomic window of Xylophilus rhododendri:
- a CDS encoding cupin domain-containing protein produces MMLLEGHAVFDIGDEHHDLQPRDTTFIPSGVPHRFRNASDVDGMKILWIYGRVDATRTLVETGETRAVSAEHV; encoded by the coding sequence GTGATGTTGCTGGAGGGGCATGCCGTCTTTGATATTGGTGATGAGCACCATGATTTGCAGCCGCGGGATACGACGTTTATTCCTTCGGGGGTGCCGCATCGGTTTCGGAATGCTTCTGATGTTGATGGGATGAAGATCCTTTGGATTTATGGGCGTGTGGATGCTACGCGTACTTTGGTCGAGACTGGGGAAACGCGGGCTGTTTCTGCTGAGCACGTTTGA
- a CDS encoding Bug family tripartite tricarboxylate transporter substrate binding protein has protein sequence MNTLLKHLLAGTVLAAAVTTGVLAQPAWPAAKSIHMVIPLAAGSAVDNGARVLTQRMGIDLGQSFYLENIPGSSGLIGAERVAKAAPDGYTLGGFNDSVLTMVPNIYKANWDPLADFVPVSLVGTIEWGLVVKPDSPYQTVADFIQAAKARPGKLNYGSGGSGSPQHLAMAMFASRAGLDMVHVPYKGATPAAIAVAGGEVDAAFQGLGTVTSLIAGGKLRLLAVSAPQRLAQYPNVPTVSESGLPDFNFNSWFALVAPKGTPRAVVDRLYRSVKTSLDDPDTRRQLVAQGMTIRGSSPGEFGVALQEQFQLYRKVIQANNIKAE, from the coding sequence ATGAACACCCTGCTCAAGCACCTGCTGGCCGGCACCGTCCTCGCCGCCGCCGTCACGACCGGCGTCCTGGCGCAACCGGCCTGGCCGGCGGCCAAGTCCATCCACATGGTGATCCCGCTGGCGGCCGGCAGCGCGGTGGACAACGGCGCCCGGGTGCTCACCCAGCGCATGGGCATCGACCTCGGCCAGTCCTTCTACCTGGAGAACATCCCCGGCTCTTCCGGCCTGATCGGCGCCGAGCGGGTGGCCAAGGCCGCGCCGGACGGCTACACCCTGGGCGGCTTCAACGACAGCGTGCTGACCATGGTGCCCAACATCTACAAGGCCAACTGGGATCCGCTGGCCGACTTCGTGCCGGTGTCCCTGGTCGGCACCATCGAATGGGGCCTGGTGGTCAAGCCCGACTCGCCCTACCAGACCGTGGCCGATTTCATCCAGGCCGCCAAGGCGCGGCCGGGCAAGCTCAACTACGGCTCGGGCGGCAGCGGCAGCCCGCAGCATCTGGCCATGGCGATGTTCGCCAGCCGCGCCGGGCTGGACATGGTGCATGTGCCCTACAAGGGCGCCACCCCGGCCGCCATCGCGGTGGCGGGCGGCGAGGTGGATGCGGCCTTCCAGGGGCTGGGCACGGTCACCTCGCTGATCGCCGGCGGCAAGCTGCGGCTGCTGGCGGTGTCCGCCCCGCAGCGGCTGGCGCAGTACCCCAACGTACCGACGGTGAGCGAGTCCGGCCTGCCGGACTTCAACTTCAATTCCTGGTTCGCCCTGGTGGCGCCCAAGGGCACGCCGCGGGCGGTGGTCGACCGGCTCTACCGCTCGGTCAAGACTTCATTGGACGACCCGGACACCCGGCGCCAGCTGGTGGCCCAGGGCATGACGATTCGCGGAAGTTCGCCGGGCGAGTTCGGTGTGGCGCTGCAGGAGCAGTTCCAGCTGTATCGCAAGGTGATTCAGGCCAACAACATCAAGGCTGAATAA
- a CDS encoding Ldh family oxidoreductase, whose translation MSTSASSEIRVQGENLRRFIAAALGRVGLPDADAATVARLMAEADLQGSDGHGVIRLPQYIQRIECGGIKQRPGIRVVQERAAMAVVDGDNGMGHLVVSRAVDIAIDKARQAGVAWVGTRNSNHAGPASLYARMPLQHDMVGLYFAVGNANHLPPWGGMDMLLSTNPIAAAFPTAEEPPVVLDMATTVAAYGKVKAKAKRGEPMPEGWMIDRQGQPLTDPNRASEGFLMPIGGHKGYGLALMVGLLAGTLQGAAMGRDVVDFNTDHRTPTNTGQAILVIDLAAFGGAAPFKAAVDALVRDIRGSERLPGVERIWLPGEQSHGKRRAYAESGVPLPLALVEDLDRLAARLAIRPLARSEPVAAPA comes from the coding sequence ATGAGCACATCCGCCAGTTCCGAGATCCGGGTGCAGGGTGAGAACCTGCGCCGCTTCATCGCCGCCGCCCTGGGCCGCGTCGGCCTGCCCGATGCCGATGCCGCCACCGTCGCCCGCCTGATGGCCGAGGCCGACCTGCAGGGCTCCGACGGCCACGGCGTGATCCGCCTGCCGCAGTACATCCAGCGCATCGAATGCGGCGGCATCAAACAGCGGCCCGGGATCCGCGTGGTTCAGGAGCGCGCCGCCATGGCCGTGGTCGACGGTGACAACGGCATGGGCCACCTGGTGGTCTCCCGCGCGGTGGACATCGCCATCGACAAGGCGCGCCAGGCCGGTGTCGCCTGGGTCGGCACCCGCAACAGCAACCATGCCGGACCGGCATCGCTCTACGCCCGCATGCCGCTGCAGCACGACATGGTGGGCCTGTACTTCGCCGTCGGCAACGCCAACCACCTGCCGCCCTGGGGCGGCATGGACATGCTGCTGTCCACCAACCCCATCGCCGCCGCCTTCCCCACCGCCGAGGAGCCGCCGGTGGTGCTGGACATGGCCACCACCGTGGCCGCCTACGGCAAGGTCAAGGCCAAGGCCAAGCGCGGCGAGCCCATGCCCGAGGGCTGGATGATCGACCGCCAGGGCCAGCCCCTGACCGACCCGAACCGGGCCAGCGAAGGCTTCCTCATGCCCATCGGCGGCCACAAGGGCTACGGCCTGGCGCTGATGGTGGGCCTGCTGGCCGGCACCCTGCAGGGCGCGGCCATGGGGCGCGACGTGGTCGATTTCAACACCGACCACCGCACGCCCACCAACACCGGCCAGGCCATCCTGGTGATCGATCTGGCGGCCTTCGGCGGCGCGGCCCCCTTCAAGGCCGCCGTCGATGCGCTGGTGCGCGACATCCGCGGCAGCGAACGACTGCCCGGCGTGGAACGCATCTGGCTGCCCGGCGAGCAGAGCCACGGCAAACGCCGGGCCTACGCCGAATCCGGCGTGCCGCTGCCCTTGGCCCTGGTGGAAGACCTGGACCGCCTGGCCGCGCGCCTGGCGATCCGGCCGCTGGCGCGCAGCGAGCCGGTGGCCGCGCCGGCCTGA
- a CDS encoding LysR family transcriptional regulator produces the protein MNLRTLRYFVAIADAGSFTAAAAAVAIAQPALTRQLRDLEADLGVQLFQRGARGVRLTPAGATLYESARRMLAEAERVRRQLGGAAEDADSTVTLGLSPTLTRVLLPGVFERCHQQLAGVRLVVREAFTPQLLDGLERGGLDMAILTNPEPQRGLALQPLLVEPFALVTPAARGLPAVVPLAQLARVPLLMTRLHRSIVERGLAPLGAQLSVEAEIDSVDAIRELVLQGRRCTVMPVSVFKDAPPATVRLSEISGAQLHRMLVLARKAEARPRAALGVVGELVQAEAQRLAAEGVFSFGRVRAPEPPAA, from the coding sequence GTGAACCTGCGCACCCTGCGTTATTTCGTCGCCATCGCCGATGCCGGCAGCTTCACCGCGGCCGCCGCGGCGGTCGCCATCGCCCAGCCGGCGCTGACCCGCCAGCTGCGCGACCTGGAGGCCGACCTGGGCGTGCAGCTCTTCCAGCGCGGCGCACGCGGCGTGCGCCTGACACCGGCCGGCGCCACGCTTTACGAATCGGCGCGCCGCATGCTGGCCGAGGCCGAGCGGGTGCGGCGCCAGCTCGGCGGCGCGGCGGAGGATGCGGACAGCACCGTCACGCTGGGCCTGTCGCCCACCCTCACCCGCGTGCTGCTGCCGGGCGTGTTCGAGCGTTGCCACCAGCAGCTGGCCGGCGTGCGCCTGGTGGTGCGCGAGGCCTTCACGCCGCAGCTGCTCGACGGGCTGGAGCGCGGCGGGCTGGACATGGCCATCCTCACCAATCCCGAGCCCCAACGCGGCCTGGCGCTGCAGCCGCTGCTGGTGGAGCCCTTCGCCCTGGTCACGCCTGCCGCGCGCGGGCTGCCGGCGGTGGTGCCGCTGGCCCAGCTGGCGCGGGTGCCGCTGCTGATGACCCGCCTGCACCGCAGCATCGTGGAGCGCGGCCTGGCGCCGCTGGGCGCGCAGCTGTCGGTGGAGGCCGAGATCGACTCGGTGGATGCGATCCGCGAGCTGGTGCTGCAGGGGCGGCGCTGCACGGTGATGCCGGTGTCGGTTTTCAAGGATGCGCCGCCCGCCACGGTGCGCCTGTCGGAGATCTCGGGCGCGCAGCTGCACCGCATGCTGGTGCTGGCGCGCAAGGCCGAGGCCCGGCCGCGCGCCGCGCTGGGTGTGGTCGGCGAGCTGGTGCAGGCCGAGGCGCAGCGGCTGGCGGCCGAGGGTGTGTTCAGCTTCGGGCGGGTGCGCGCGCCGGAGCCGCCCGCTGCATGA
- a CDS encoding ABC transporter substrate-binding protein — MRQTPSLHRRRIAAATLLLPWFAGCASPAAGWQASPEAIAALAPTGRLRASINLGNPVLARREASGELAGVSIDLARELGRRLGVPVDLMAVDSAGRSVEVVRGANADIGFFAIDPLRGEGVAFTAAYVVIEGAYMVRADSPLQANAEVDRPGRTVAVGKGSAYDLYLSREIKQATLVRIPTSPKVVDEFMAQKLDVAAGVRQQLEADAKRTPGVRLLPGRFMVIEQAMGVPAGRPPLAQQSLRRFVEEMKASGFVARSLQRHGIEGAAVAPAA, encoded by the coding sequence ATGCGCCAGACCCCGTCCCTGCACCGCCGCCGGATCGCCGCGGCCACCCTCTTGCTCCCCTGGTTCGCCGGCTGCGCCAGCCCGGCGGCCGGCTGGCAGGCCAGCCCCGAGGCGATCGCCGCGCTGGCGCCCACCGGCCGGCTGCGCGCCTCGATCAATCTGGGCAATCCGGTGCTGGCCCGACGCGAGGCGAGCGGCGAACTGGCGGGTGTGTCGATCGACCTGGCGCGCGAACTCGGCCGCCGGCTCGGCGTGCCGGTGGATCTGATGGCGGTGGATTCCGCCGGCCGTTCGGTGGAGGTGGTGCGCGGCGCCAATGCCGACATCGGCTTCTTCGCCATCGATCCGCTGCGCGGCGAGGGCGTGGCCTTCACGGCGGCCTATGTGGTGATCGAGGGCGCCTACATGGTGCGGGCCGATTCGCCGCTGCAGGCCAACGCCGAGGTGGACCGCCCCGGCCGCACCGTCGCCGTCGGCAAGGGCAGCGCCTACGACCTCTACCTCAGCCGCGAGATCAAGCAGGCCACGCTGGTGCGCATCCCCACCTCGCCCAAGGTGGTGGACGAATTCATGGCGCAGAAGCTCGACGTGGCGGCCGGCGTGCGCCAGCAGCTCGAAGCAGATGCCAAACGCACGCCGGGCGTGCGCCTGCTGCCGGGGCGTTTCATGGTGATCGAGCAGGCCATGGGCGTGCCCGCCGGCCGCCCTCCGCTGGCGCAGCAGAGCCTGCGGCGTTTCGTCGAGGAGATGAAGGCCAGCGGCTTCGTGGCGCGCTCGCTGCAGCGCCACGGTATCGAGGGCGCGGCGGTGGCGCCGGCCGCCTGA
- the hglS gene encoding 2-oxoadipate dioxygenase/decarboxylase HglS: MSPTAFLHPDDIRTAFSRALSDMYKAEVPQYGTLLELVADINIAVIRRDGPLSTGPQAEEEQQRLGVERHGAIRLGTAAELATMRRLFAVMGMEAVGYYDLSVAGVPVHSTAFRCTDEAALLRNPFRVFTSLLRLELIEDAALRERAAAILGQRDIYTARCRELIALAESQGGLDAAQAREFVAQALETFRWHREATVDAQSYQQLRAMHPLIADVVCFKGPHINHLTPRVLDIDAAQAAMASRGMRAKDSIEGPPQRACPVLLRQTSFLALQEPIRFVGSADDGTHTARFGEIEQRGCALTPAGRERYDALLQQAQAAGKAGQPRGEALVQAFTAFPDDLRALFDQGLAYVRFQAPAQRLHAGEAAPAGLAPAELVAQGWLDIEPLIYEDFLPVSAAGIFRSNLGSEGQSSYEGGGNRAAFERDLGAPVADEFSLYEAAQAQSLRLALARLSAGATAAA, translated from the coding sequence ATGAGCCCCACCGCCTTCCTCCATCCCGACGACATCCGCACCGCCTTCTCCCGCGCCCTGTCGGACATGTACAAGGCCGAGGTGCCGCAGTACGGCACGCTGCTGGAGCTGGTCGCCGACATCAACATCGCCGTCATCCGCCGCGACGGCCCGCTCTCCACCGGCCCGCAGGCCGAGGAAGAACAGCAGCGCCTGGGCGTGGAGCGCCACGGCGCGATCCGCCTGGGCACCGCCGCCGAGCTGGCCACCATGCGCCGACTGTTCGCCGTGATGGGCATGGAGGCGGTCGGCTACTACGACCTGTCGGTGGCCGGCGTGCCGGTGCATTCCACCGCCTTCCGCTGCACCGACGAGGCCGCGCTGCTGCGCAATCCCTTCCGTGTCTTCACCTCCCTGCTGCGCCTGGAGCTGATCGAGGACGCCGCGCTGCGCGAGCGCGCCGCCGCCATCCTGGGCCAGCGCGACATCTACACCGCGCGCTGCCGCGAGCTGATCGCCCTCGCCGAAAGCCAGGGCGGCCTGGATGCGGCGCAGGCCCGGGAGTTCGTCGCCCAGGCCCTGGAAACCTTCCGCTGGCACCGCGAAGCCACGGTGGACGCCCAGAGCTACCAGCAGCTGCGCGCCATGCATCCGCTGATCGCCGACGTGGTCTGCTTCAAGGGCCCGCACATCAATCACCTGACGCCGCGGGTGCTCGACATCGATGCCGCCCAGGCGGCGATGGCCTCGCGCGGCATGCGCGCCAAGGACAGCATCGAAGGCCCGCCGCAGCGCGCCTGCCCGGTGCTGCTGCGCCAGACCAGCTTCCTGGCGCTGCAGGAGCCGATCCGTTTCGTGGGCAGCGCGGACGACGGCACCCACACCGCGCGTTTCGGCGAGATCGAGCAGCGCGGCTGCGCCCTGACCCCCGCCGGCCGCGAGCGCTACGACGCATTGCTGCAGCAGGCCCAGGCCGCCGGCAAGGCCGGCCAGCCGCGTGGCGAGGCCTTGGTGCAGGCCTTCACCGCCTTCCCGGACGATCTGCGTGCCCTGTTCGACCAGGGCTTGGCCTATGTGCGTTTCCAGGCGCCCGCGCAGCGCCTGCATGCGGGCGAGGCCGCGCCGGCCGGCCTGGCGCCCGCCGAGCTGGTCGCACAGGGCTGGCTGGACATCGAGCCGCTGATCTACGAAGACTTCCTGCCGGTGAGCGCCGCCGGCATCTTCCGCTCCAACCTGGGTTCGGAAGGCCAGAGCAGCTACGAGGGCGGCGGCAACCGCGCGGCCTTCGAACGCGACCTGGGCGCGCCGGTGGCCGACGAGTTCTCGCTGTACGAGGCGGCGCAGGCGCAGTCGCTGCGGCTGGCGCTGGCGCGGCTGTCGGCTGGCGCGACAGCGGCGGCCTGA
- a CDS encoding LysR family transcriptional regulator — translation MFKRELLPPTALLMAFESAARHGSVSRAAQELHLTQSAISRQVGQLETRLGCALFHRVRQRVVLTDAGRVYAAELRQHFEALSAATQRVMTLGGGGEVLNLAVLPTFGTEWLIPRMPRFADAHPEVTVNFSTRSEPFDFEREPFDAAIHFGEDFWPGASCDFLLREDVVPVCSPALRDRHGLRRESDLDGVRLLHQSTRPEQWSEWFALGEVAAQQAMRGPRFEQFSMMAQAAASGLGVALVPRLLVSELLDSGRLVVLFDRALASSKAYYFVMPESRARDKLVLAFRRWLLEEAAAGAAGAVA, via the coding sequence ATGTTCAAACGGGAACTGCTGCCGCCCACCGCCCTGCTGATGGCTTTCGAGAGCGCCGCGCGCCACGGCAGCGTCTCGCGCGCCGCCCAGGAGCTGCACCTGACCCAGAGCGCCATCTCGCGCCAGGTCGGCCAGCTGGAGACCCGGCTGGGCTGCGCCCTCTTCCACCGGGTGCGCCAGCGGGTGGTGCTGACCGACGCCGGCCGGGTCTACGCGGCGGAACTGCGCCAGCATTTCGAGGCGCTGTCCGCGGCCACCCAGCGGGTGATGACCCTGGGCGGCGGCGGCGAGGTGCTGAACCTGGCGGTGCTGCCGACCTTCGGCACCGAATGGCTGATACCGCGCATGCCGCGCTTCGCCGATGCGCATCCCGAGGTCACGGTGAACTTCTCCACCCGCTCCGAGCCCTTCGACTTCGAGCGCGAGCCCTTCGACGCGGCCATCCATTTCGGCGAGGACTTCTGGCCCGGCGCCTCCTGCGATTTCCTGCTGCGCGAGGACGTGGTGCCGGTGTGCAGCCCCGCCTTGCGCGACCGCCACGGCCTGCGGCGGGAATCCGACCTAGACGGCGTGCGCCTGCTGCACCAGTCCACCCGGCCCGAGCAGTGGAGCGAATGGTTCGCCCTGGGCGAGGTGGCGGCGCAGCAGGCGATGCGCGGGCCGCGCTTCGAGCAGTTCTCGATGATGGCCCAGGCGGCGGCCAGCGGGCTGGGCGTGGCGCTGGTGCCGCGGCTGCTGGTGTCGGAGCTGCTCGACAGCGGCCGGCTGGTGGTGCTGTTCGACCGGGCCCTGGCGTCCAGCAAGGCCTATTACTTCGTGATGCCCGAATCGCGCGCGCGGGACAAGCTGGTGCTGGCCTTCCGGCGCTGGCTGCTGGAGGAGGCGGCGGCCGGCGCGGCCGGCGCCGTTGCCTGA
- a CDS encoding FadR/GntR family transcriptional regulator: protein MTLAMPSLPERLVDAIAADIAAGRYPVGAKLPAEPALCEHYGVSRTVLREAMARMKSDGLIDTQQGRGSFVLAPSVRTPFRFEAPSAQSTQSILELAELRLGVEGMAAALAATRRTPEQLARLKHCLDDMARALAEGSSGSEADLEFHRTIADATGNGHYRLFMDYLRRFYAVAIDVARSRSAEADGLSQQAQAEHRAVYQAIVDGDAAAAEQAIQRHIRAAAARLAAAQATAPAAPAAASSSSQRRKASTSLSRARDSGITK from the coding sequence ATGACTCTTGCCATGCCCTCGCTGCCCGAGCGCCTCGTGGACGCCATCGCCGCCGACATCGCCGCCGGCCGCTACCCCGTGGGCGCCAAGCTGCCGGCCGAGCCCGCGCTGTGCGAGCACTACGGCGTGAGCCGCACGGTGCTGCGCGAGGCCATGGCGCGCATGAAGTCCGATGGCCTGATCGACACCCAACAGGGCCGCGGCAGCTTCGTGCTGGCGCCTTCGGTGCGCACGCCCTTCCGTTTCGAGGCGCCGAGCGCGCAATCGACCCAGTCCATCCTGGAACTGGCCGAGCTGCGCCTGGGCGTGGAGGGCATGGCTGCCGCCCTGGCCGCCACGCGCCGCACGCCCGAACAGCTGGCCCGCCTCAAACACTGCCTGGACGACATGGCACGGGCCCTGGCCGAGGGCAGCAGCGGCAGCGAGGCCGACCTGGAATTCCACCGCACCATCGCCGACGCCACCGGCAACGGCCATTACCGGCTCTTCATGGACTACCTGCGGCGCTTCTACGCGGTGGCGATCGACGTGGCGCGCAGCCGCAGCGCCGAGGCCGACGGGCTGTCGCAGCAGGCGCAGGCCGAGCACCGGGCGGTCTACCAGGCGATCGTCGATGGCGACGCGGCGGCGGCCGAGCAGGCGATCCAGCGGCATATCCGCGCCGCCGCCGCGCGCCTGGCCGCCGCTCAGGCAACGGCGCCGGCCGCGCCGGCCGCCGCCTCCTCCAGCAGCCAGCGCCGGAAGGCCAGCACCAGCTTGTCCCGCGCGCGCGATTCGGGCATCACGAAGTAA
- a CDS encoding FxDxF family PEP-CTERM protein: MTTVFKKIAIASAVALSLGATSLSANAAVELIGLGSTSFDTTFTTNGLFTTFYNFTVVPNSGSALSDTSLYLKNSGVGVLLSSLSLYQGLYTSTAQLAGLTAATTASYTATNSPIQHPSLDASTTLSAGTTYTLVTYGKSVGASLAAPVSFNTQFVLAAVPEPETYAMLLAGLGVMGFVARRRKTNTQA; the protein is encoded by the coding sequence ATGACCACCGTCTTCAAGAAAATCGCCATCGCTTCCGCCGTGGCACTCTCCCTGGGCGCGACGTCCCTGTCGGCCAACGCCGCAGTGGAACTCATCGGCCTGGGCAGCACCAGCTTCGACACGACGTTCACCACGAACGGCCTGTTCACCACCTTCTACAACTTCACCGTGGTGCCCAACAGCGGCAGCGCCCTGAGCGACACCAGCCTGTACCTGAAGAACTCGGGCGTCGGCGTGCTGCTGAGCTCGCTGTCCCTGTACCAAGGCCTCTACACCAGCACGGCCCAGCTGGCTGGCCTGACCGCCGCCACCACCGCTTCCTACACCGCCACCAACAGCCCCATCCAGCATCCTTCGCTGGACGCTTCGACCACCCTGAGCGCCGGCACCACCTACACCCTGGTGACCTACGGCAAGTCCGTCGGCGCATCGCTGGCCGCCCCGGTCAGCTTCAACACCCAGTTCGTCCTGGCTGCCGTGCCGGAACCCGAAACCTACGCCATGCTGCTGGCCGGCC